A DNA window from Trypanosoma brucei brucei TREU927 chromosome 11 chr11_scaffold01 genomic scaffold, whole genome shotgun sequence contains the following coding sequences:
- a CDS encoding 40S ribosomal protein S17, putative produces MGKIRTKTVKRASKQIVEKYFSKLNKDFYQNKRIVMDVTIARSKKLKNKIAGYATHIMKRLARGPVRGISLKLQEEERERRMDYVPEVSHVDQAIQDGIRVDKQTLAMLKRMETGVPRHVLPNVVAAPNVSKGARRGGPARK; encoded by the coding sequence ATGGGCAAGATCCGCACGAAGACCGTGAAGCGCGCGTCCAAGCAGATCGTGGAGAAGTACTTCTCCAAACTGAACAAGGACTTCTACCAAAACAAGCGCATTGTTATGGATGTCACTATTGCCCGCTCCAAGAAGCTGAAGAATAAGATTGCCGGTTACGCCACACACATTATGAAGCGTCTCGCCCGCGGCCCTGTCCGTGGTATCTCGCTGAAACTGCAAGAAGAGGAGCGTGAGCGCCGCATGGACTACGTGCCGGAGGTTTCTCATGTTGACCAGGCTATCCAGGACGGCATCCGTGTCGACAAGCAGACACTTGCCATGCTGAAGCGTATGGAGACTGGCGTTCCGCGTCACGTCCTGCCTAATGTTGTGGCGGCACCGAACGTCTCGAAGGGCGCTCGCCGCGGTGGTCCAGCGCGCAAGTAA
- a CDS encoding 40S ribosomal protein S17, putative: MGKIRTKTVKRASKQIVEKYFSKLNKDFYQNKRIVMDVTIARSKKLKNKIAGYATHIMKRLARGPVRGISLKLQEEERERRMDYVPEVSHVDQAIQDGIRVDKQTLAMLKRMETGVPRHVLPNVVAAPNVSKGARRGGPARK; this comes from the coding sequence ATGGGTAAGATCCGCACGAAGACCGTGAAGCGCGCGTCCAAGCAGATCGTGGAGAAGTACTTCTCCAAACTGAACAAGGACTTCTACCAAAACAAGCGCATTGTTATGGATGTCACTATTGCCCGCTCCAAGAAGCTGAAGAATAAGATTGCCGGTTACGCCACACACATTATGAAGCGTCTCGCCCGCGGCCCTGTCCGTGGTATCTCGCTGAAACTGCAAGAAGAGGAGCGTGAGCGCCGCATGGACTACGTGCCGGAGGTTTCTCATGTTGACCAGGCTATCCAGGACGGCATCCGTGTCGACAAGCAGACACTTGCCATGCTGAAGCGTATGGAGACTGGCGTTCCGCGTCACGTCCTGCCTAATGTTGTGGCGGCACCGAACGTCTCGAAGGGCGCTCGCCGCGGTGGTCCAGCGCGCAAGTAA